CGACAAGGTGCTCGCGAAACACAAGCGCATCCAGCGCACGATGTTCGCGAAGCAGCTCGGCACGCTCGGCGGCGGCAACCACTTCATCGAGCTCTGCCTCGACGAGGAGGCCCGTGTCTGGGTGATGCTGCATTCGGGCTCGCGCGGAACCGGCAACATCCTCGGCACCTACTTCATCCAGGAAGCCCGTGAGGCGCTGGAGAAGCGGGTGCTCGGCTACCACGTGCCGGACAAGGATCTCGCCTTCTTCGTGGAGGGCGAAGATCTCTTCACGGACTATGTGGAAGCCGTCGGCTGGGCGCAGGACTATGCCCGTCTCAACCGCGAAGTGATGATGGACCGTGTGCTGATGGCCATGCGCGAGGTGCTGCCGGCTTTCACGCTGGAGAAGTCCGCAGTGAACTGCCACCACAACTATGTGGAGCGGGAGCATCACTTCGGCGCCGATGTCTGGGTCACCCGGAAAGGCGCCGTGCGCGCCGGCAAAGGTGAGTTTGGCATCATCCCGGGCTCGATGGGGGCGAAGTCCTTCATCGTGCGCGGGAAGGGCAACGCAGACTCGTTCTGCTCCTGCTCCCACGGGGCAGGGCGCACGATGAGCCGCGCCGAAGCCAAGCGCACCTTCACGCTGGACGACCACATCGCCGCCACGGCGGGCGTGGAATGCCGCAAGGACGCAGGCGTGATCGACGAAACGCCGATGGCCTACAAGGACATCGACGCCGTCATGGGTGCGCAGGCGGATCTCGTGGACGTCGTCCACACGCTGAAACAGGTTGTTTGTGTTAAAGGTTGACAACTTGCCGCACCTCCGGCATTACGCCGCTTCGCTGAAGGGCGATCCATCCGTAGACGGATCGCCCTTCAGACCAACAATGGAACACAAGATGAAGCAGAGTATCGAGATACATACCTGCTCCCCTTCAAACCGGGGAGCGCTGTCAGCGGCTCCCGCGCGTTTGCCGGGCGCCGCCTGACGATCCTGAATCGCAACTGAGCGGCGCGCGGCCATTGGCCTTCCGCGTCCTGATGAAAGTAGAAGGAGGTGGA
The genomic region above belongs to Acidobacteriota bacterium and contains:
- a CDS encoding RtcB family protein is translated as MEEFEAFESFAGGRIKAWVKGVAVEEAAREQLENVAGLPFVHSHLAVMPDVHFGRGATVGSVIPTRGAIIPAAVGVDIGCGMMAMRTSLTANDLPDSLAAVRDQIERKVPVGNGPGGNHKDTPARAATALRNSGLHERLDKVLAKHKRIQRTMFAKQLGTLGGGNHFIELCLDEEARVWVMLHSGSRGTGNILGTYFIQEAREALEKRVLGYHVPDKDLAFFVEGEDLFTDYVEAVGWAQDYARLNREVMMDRVLMAMREVLPAFTLEKSAVNCHHNYVEREHHFGADVWVTRKGAVRAGKGEFGIIPGSMGAKSFIVRGKGNADSFCSCSHGAGRTMSRAEAKRTFTLDDHIAATAGVECRKDAGVIDETPMAYKDIDAVMGAQADLVDVVHTLKQVVCVKG